From the Hymenobacter yonginensis genome, one window contains:
- the thiL gene encoding thiamine-phosphate kinase — protein sequence MSDVTPLDKVGEFGLIRRIQETVHLQQPSTILGIGDDAAILSPPAGQEVVISTDLLVEGVHFDLTFCPLKHLGYKAVAVNVSDVAAMNALPTQIVVALSVPSRFSVEAVEELYEGIRLACEAYNVDLVGGDTTGSRSGLTIGITALGLAETGKAVRRSGAGPNDLLCVTGDLGGAYLGLQVLEREKQAWQADPETQPELGKYPYVLQRQLRPEARMDVVHELRDLGVVPTSMIDISDGLASEVLHLCAASGTGARVFTENLPIANPTLEVAEEFNLDPIMCMLNGGEDYELLFTVPLSAHDKIKNHPDITIIGHMVDKNEGANLITKAGQPIPLRAQGFNHF from the coding sequence ATGAGCGACGTAACTCCCCTTGATAAAGTAGGCGAATTCGGGTTGATTCGCCGGATTCAGGAAACCGTACACCTGCAGCAGCCCAGCACCATCCTCGGCATCGGCGACGACGCGGCCATCCTCTCGCCCCCGGCCGGGCAGGAAGTGGTTATCAGCACCGACCTGCTGGTGGAAGGCGTGCACTTCGACCTCACGTTCTGCCCCCTCAAGCACCTAGGCTACAAAGCTGTGGCCGTAAACGTATCGGATGTGGCGGCCATGAATGCCCTGCCCACCCAGATTGTAGTGGCTCTGAGCGTGCCTTCCCGTTTTTCGGTGGAAGCCGTGGAGGAACTCTACGAAGGCATCCGGCTGGCCTGCGAGGCCTACAACGTAGACCTGGTGGGCGGCGACACCACCGGCAGCCGCAGCGGCCTGACCATCGGCATCACGGCCCTGGGCCTGGCCGAAACGGGCAAAGCCGTGCGCCGTAGCGGGGCCGGCCCCAACGACCTGCTCTGCGTGACCGGCGACCTGGGCGGGGCCTACCTGGGCCTGCAGGTGCTGGAGCGCGAAAAGCAAGCCTGGCAGGCCGACCCCGAAACCCAGCCTGAGCTCGGCAAATACCCCTACGTGCTCCAGCGCCAGCTCCGCCCTGAGGCCCGCATGGACGTGGTGCACGAGCTGCGCGACCTGGGCGTGGTGCCCACCAGCATGATTGACATTTCCGACGGGCTGGCCTCCGAGGTGCTACACCTGTGCGCCGCCAGCGGCACCGGGGCCCGCGTGTTTACGGAGAACCTGCCCATCGCCAACCCCACGCTGGAAGTGGCCGAGGAGTTCAACCTCGACCCCATTATGTGCATGCTCAACGGTGGCGAGGACTACGAGCTGCTCTTCACCGTGCCCTTGTCGGCCCACGATAAAATCAAGAACCACCCCGATATCACCATCATCGGCCACATGGTAGACAAGAACGAAGGCGCAAACCTCATCACCAAAGCCGGCCAGCCCATCCCGCTGCGGGCGCAAGGGTTCAACCACTTCTAA
- a CDS encoding T9SS type A sorting domain-containing protein, translating into MKKHYVLVSALLLAAATSRGQGTELFLSEYTEGAHQSGISYNGGVSNSTGNERALEIFNPTSSSVSLNAYSIRRYSNGSATVTEEEKLQRTTGANTLNSAAAFVYANGEATLTSILSKANQLAAAPVATVGPNTLVRGGVAYHNGDDALGLVRWTSGTAGVGTPVLVDIFGVIGFQPLPAGGGTGTGQWSGTNPLDPPVNGQTSAPLVASANQSLIRRATVSSGTRVNPASATYNIADQWQAYSYAFPPGGTSDPAAQSYSRLGEHNDYTGPFGTYGPLKVLEKFNNGISVYPNPASGTAIVELKDVKVGSIVVMNNLGQSITAQPQGLSTEKITLDISGLKAGLYFVQFISKDGQTKLYKELMVK; encoded by the coding sequence ATGAAAAAACATTACGTATTAGTGTCGGCGCTGCTGCTGGCAGCGGCTACTTCCCGCGGCCAGGGCACCGAACTGTTCCTGTCGGAATACACCGAGGGTGCTCACCAGTCGGGTATCAGCTACAACGGCGGCGTTTCCAACTCCACCGGCAACGAGCGCGCCCTGGAGATTTTCAACCCCACGTCTTCGTCGGTTAGCCTGAATGCTTACTCCATTCGCCGCTATTCCAACGGCAGCGCTACCGTAACCGAAGAAGAGAAGCTGCAGCGCACCACCGGGGCCAACACCCTTAATTCTGCTGCTGCCTTCGTATACGCCAACGGCGAAGCCACCCTCACGTCTATCCTGAGCAAAGCCAACCAGCTGGCGGCCGCCCCGGTTGCTACCGTTGGCCCCAACACGCTGGTGCGTGGCGGCGTGGCCTACCACAACGGCGACGACGCCCTGGGCCTCGTGCGCTGGACCAGCGGCACGGCTGGCGTCGGCACCCCGGTGCTGGTTGACATTTTTGGCGTTATCGGCTTCCAGCCTCTGCCCGCGGGCGGTGGCACCGGCACCGGCCAGTGGAGCGGCACCAACCCCCTCGATCCACCGGTAAACGGCCAGACCTCGGCGCCACTGGTAGCTTCGGCCAACCAGTCGCTGATTCGCCGCGCCACCGTGTCGAGCGGTACGCGCGTGAACCCGGCTTCGGCCACCTACAACATTGCCGATCAGTGGCAGGCGTACAGCTATGCCTTCCCTCCCGGAGGCACTTCTGACCCGGCTGCCCAGAGCTACTCCCGCCTCGGCGAGCACAACGACTACACCGGCCCGTTCGGTACCTACGGCCCGCTGAAGGTGCTGGAGAAGTTCAACAACGGCATCAGCGTGTATCCTAACCCCGCCAGCGGCACGGCTATCGTGGAGCTGAAGGACGTGAAGGTGGGCTCCATCGTGGTGATGAACAACCTCGGCCAGTCCATCACGGCGCAGCCGCAAGGCCTGTCGACGGAGAAAATCACGCTGGACATCTCGGGCCTGAAAGCCGGTCTGTACTTCGTGCAGTTCATCTCGAAAGACGGCCAGACCAAGCTCTACAAGGAGCTGATGGTGAAATAA
- a CDS encoding M3 family oligoendopeptidase — MSTSSELPTASATDTQRPPRHYLPEDYSVTDWAALEPFFVELRDRTIHSGAELERWLLDRSELESALSEDLAWRYIRMTCDTQDEARSTAFQYFVSEIEPNVAPYDHALNEKMLASEFLPELDPQKYRVFLRSVRQALEIYRAENIPLKTDISTKQQQYAAIAGAMTVTLDGEEVTLPRAADRLKSTDRTVREDAYRAIQARRLRDSEPLDALFTELIGLRHQVALNAGFANFRDYMFAALGRFDYTPQDCFNFHRAIRETVVPLIDDLDLERRQDLGLPELRPWDLDVDVSGKAPLRPFETGAELLEKTIDVFQRLDPYLGDCLRTMRQMGHLDLESRKGKAPGGYNYPLDETGVPFIFMNATSSLRDVVTMLHEGGHAVHSFLTRNLPLGADKHPPSEVAELASMSMELMSMDHWDVFFTDPDELRRAKKTHLEGVLETFPWVATIDKFQHWIYENPTHTEEQRHQQWQQVFDEFNQRTVSWKGLEGIKPYLWQKQLHLYEVPFYYIEYAMAQLGAIAVWRNFRQNPQQGLAAYKRALALGYTAPIGEIYAAAGIRFDFSTEYLRTLADFVRDEMAKL; from the coding sequence ATGTCTACTTCCTCTGAATTGCCGACTGCCTCGGCTACTGATACCCAGCGTCCGCCCCGCCACTACCTGCCCGAAGACTACTCGGTGACGGATTGGGCGGCGCTGGAACCCTTTTTTGTGGAGTTGCGCGACCGGACCATCCACTCCGGCGCGGAGCTGGAGCGCTGGCTGCTCGACCGCTCGGAGCTGGAATCGGCGCTGAGCGAAGACCTGGCCTGGCGCTACATCCGCATGACCTGCGACACCCAGGACGAGGCCCGCAGCACGGCGTTTCAGTACTTCGTGAGCGAGATTGAGCCCAACGTGGCGCCCTACGACCACGCCCTCAACGAGAAGATGCTGGCCTCGGAATTCCTGCCGGAGCTGGATCCGCAGAAGTACCGCGTGTTTCTGCGCTCGGTACGGCAGGCCCTGGAAATCTACCGCGCCGAGAACATTCCGCTCAAAACCGACATCAGTACCAAGCAGCAGCAATATGCGGCCATTGCCGGCGCCATGACGGTCACGCTCGACGGCGAGGAAGTGACGCTGCCCCGCGCCGCCGACCGCCTTAAGAGTACCGACCGCACCGTACGCGAAGACGCCTACCGCGCCATTCAGGCCCGCCGCCTCCGCGACTCGGAGCCGCTCGACGCGCTGTTTACCGAGCTGATCGGGCTGCGCCATCAGGTGGCGCTGAACGCCGGCTTCGCCAACTTCCGCGACTACATGTTTGCCGCGCTGGGCCGCTTCGACTACACCCCGCAGGACTGCTTCAACTTCCACCGGGCCATCCGCGAAACCGTAGTGCCGCTTATCGACGACCTCGACCTGGAGCGCCGCCAGGACCTGGGCCTGCCCGAGTTGCGCCCCTGGGACCTCGACGTGGACGTGAGCGGCAAAGCCCCGCTACGGCCCTTCGAAACGGGCGCCGAGCTGCTGGAAAAAACTATCGACGTGTTCCAGCGCCTCGACCCCTACCTAGGCGACTGCCTGCGCACCATGCGCCAGATGGGCCACCTCGACCTAGAAAGCCGCAAGGGCAAGGCTCCCGGCGGCTATAACTATCCGCTCGACGAAACCGGCGTGCCGTTCATCTTCATGAACGCCACCAGCTCCTTGCGCGACGTGGTGACCATGCTGCACGAAGGCGGCCACGCCGTGCATTCGTTCCTGACCCGCAACCTGCCGCTAGGCGCCGACAAGCACCCGCCGTCCGAAGTGGCCGAGCTGGCCTCCATGAGCATGGAGCTGATGAGCATGGACCACTGGGACGTATTCTTCACCGACCCGGATGAGCTACGTCGCGCCAAGAAAACGCATCTGGAAGGCGTGCTCGAAACCTTCCCCTGGGTGGCTACCATCGACAAGTTCCAGCACTGGATCTACGAAAATCCCACGCACACCGAGGAGCAGCGCCACCAGCAGTGGCAGCAGGTGTTCGACGAGTTCAACCAGCGTACCGTGAGCTGGAAGGGCTTGGAAGGCATCAAGCCGTATCTGTGGCAGAAGCAGCTGCACCTTTATGAGGTGCCTTTCTACTACATCGAGTACGCCATGGCGCAGCTCGGAGCTATTGCCGTGTGGCGCAACTTCCGCCAGAATCCGCAGCAGGGTTTGGCCGCCTACAAGCGCGCTTTGGCGCTGGGTTACACTGCGCCCATCGGCGAGATTTACGCCGCCGCCGGCATCCGCTTCGACTTCAGCACCGAGTACCTGCGCACCCTGGCCGACTTCGTACGCGACGAAATGGCGAAGCTGTAA
- a CDS encoding ferredoxin--NADP reductase, whose amino-acid sequence MSSPYLTLTVVELTQETNDAVTIHLEAPGRQPIASAPGQFLTLILPCGPGGKKERRAYSLSSTPSEAPRLSVTVKRVTGGLVSNYLLETVRVGQQLEAMAPLGNFTLTPNPAAARSLVLVGAGSGITPLMSMLKAVLRDEPRSQVLLVYGNRNEASVIFGEQLRQLEAQSGGRLQVEHVYSQPTGPVAAHQHTGRLNRTMLLRILEQRHQAPPAQADYYLCGPDGMMAEAKSALELLGVPQAQIRRESFVAAADTQETAAAQPGGHGDVSDADDDGQIMTRNVTVNYEGTEYQFEVKPSQTILEAALDLDIDLPYSCQAGLCTACRGKCLSGKVHLDEREGLSDSEMKQGYVLVCVAHPLTRDVVIEID is encoded by the coding sequence ATGAGCAGTCCGTACCTCACGCTTACCGTTGTTGAGCTCACCCAGGAAACCAACGACGCCGTTACCATTCACCTCGAAGCCCCCGGCCGCCAGCCCATTGCCAGCGCCCCCGGCCAGTTCCTGACCCTGATTCTGCCCTGCGGGCCGGGCGGCAAAAAGGAGCGCCGCGCCTACTCGCTCAGCAGCACGCCCAGCGAGGCGCCGCGCCTGTCCGTGACGGTGAAGCGCGTAACGGGCGGCCTCGTCAGCAACTACCTGCTTGAGACGGTGCGCGTGGGCCAGCAGCTGGAGGCCATGGCCCCGCTCGGCAACTTCACGCTCACGCCCAACCCCGCCGCGGCCCGCTCGCTGGTGCTGGTGGGAGCCGGCTCGGGCATCACGCCGCTCATGAGCATGCTGAAGGCCGTACTGCGTGATGAGCCCCGCAGCCAGGTGCTGCTGGTGTACGGCAACCGCAATGAGGCCTCGGTGATATTCGGGGAGCAGCTGCGCCAGCTGGAAGCCCAGAGCGGCGGCCGCCTGCAGGTGGAGCACGTGTATAGCCAGCCCACCGGCCCGGTAGCTGCCCACCAGCACACCGGCCGCCTCAACCGCACCATGCTGCTGCGCATTCTGGAGCAGCGCCACCAGGCCCCGCCCGCCCAGGCCGACTACTACCTCTGCGGCCCCGACGGCATGATGGCCGAAGCTAAATCGGCGCTGGAACTGCTGGGCGTGCCCCAGGCCCAGATCCGGCGCGAGAGTTTCGTGGCCGCGGCCGACACGCAGGAAACCGCCGCCGCCCAGCCCGGCGGCCACGGCGACGTATCGGACGCCGACGACGACGGCCAGATCATGACCCGCAACGTGACCGTGAACTACGAAGGCACCGAGTACCAGTTTGAGGTGAAGCCCAGCCAGACGATTCTGGAAGCCGCCCTCGACCTGGATATCGACCTGCCGTATTCGTGCCAGGCCGGCCTGTGCACGGCCTGCCGCGGCAAGTGCCTCTCGGGCAAAGTCCACCTCGATGAGCGCGAGGGCCTGTCGGACTCGGAGATGAAGCAGGGCTACGTGCTGGTGTGCGTGGCGCACCCGCTCACCCGCGACGTGGTTATCGAAATCGACTAG
- a CDS encoding peptidoglycan DD-metalloendopeptidase family protein: MLADLLERHQHEFHPVLPVDLNAADVARLDFTANNPVVRDADLRDTAAFETLVTQLLADQNAHIGVGGYLENRVIYRRSPGLFGDPAVPARSLHLGVDVWLRAGTPVLAPLDATVHSVQDNDNFGDYGPTVILQHTLEDTTFYTLYGHLSRRETALLRPGMAIEKGQTFTEVGPAPENGDWPPHLHFQVIADLQGRSGDFPGVALPEEREQWAALCPNPNLILQSRWL; the protein is encoded by the coding sequence ATGCTTGCTGATCTGCTCGAACGCCACCAACACGAATTCCACCCCGTTCTGCCCGTCGACCTGAATGCTGCCGACGTAGCCCGCCTCGACTTCACCGCCAACAACCCCGTGGTACGCGACGCCGACCTGCGCGATACGGCCGCCTTCGAGACGCTGGTAACGCAACTGCTGGCCGACCAGAACGCGCATATCGGCGTAGGCGGCTACCTCGAAAACCGCGTCATCTACCGCCGCAGCCCCGGCCTGTTCGGCGACCCGGCCGTGCCTGCCCGCTCCCTGCACCTGGGCGTGGACGTGTGGCTGCGCGCCGGCACGCCCGTGCTGGCCCCGCTGGATGCCACCGTGCACAGCGTGCAGGACAACGACAACTTCGGCGACTACGGCCCCACCGTCATCCTGCAGCACACCCTCGAAGACACCACGTTCTACACCCTCTACGGCCATCTAAGCCGCCGCGAAACCGCGCTGCTGCGCCCCGGCATGGCCATCGAAAAAGGCCAGACGTTCACCGAAGTCGGCCCCGCGCCCGAGAACGGCGACTGGCCGCCGCACCTGCACTTCCAGGTGATAGCCGACCTGCAGGGCCGTTCCGGCGACTTCCCCGGCGTGGCCTTGCCCGAGGAGCGCGAGCAGTGGGCCGCCCTGTGCCCCAACCCGAACCTGATTCTGCAGAGCCGCTGGTTGTAA
- a CDS encoding ABC transporter permease — translation MTKIAIISIALGVAVMIVSFAILEGFRNEIQSKIFSFGAHLQISKYDTNNSLEVEPIGGPRLVQDLHRFPQVQTIQPFARKTAIIKTKDEVLGVVLKGISEEDGKSPMRENLQSGKFLTFPDSTASNDILLSRKVADKLRLKVGDDALFYFIQNPPRVRKFTVKGIYQTGLDEFDEVYVIGDIRQIRELNAWPDSLVGGVEVVLKDFNRLDPVAENLYENLRYDLKLDKITDQYAQLFDWLQLLNRNVIIFLILIIFVATFNMVATIFIMILERTNMIGVLKAVGATDRQIRSMFFFRGLSLTLRGMLYGNLVGLGFCALQYYTHLIPLDPENYYMDRVPIFWDPKIIVILNAAVFATSLLAVLIPTYLISRIKPVTAIKFD, via the coding sequence GTGACAAAGATAGCCATCATCAGCATTGCCCTTGGCGTTGCGGTGATGATTGTGTCTTTTGCTATCCTCGAAGGATTTCGCAACGAAATCCAAAGTAAGATCTTTTCCTTTGGCGCGCACCTGCAGATCAGTAAGTACGACACCAACAACTCGCTGGAAGTAGAGCCCATCGGCGGGCCCCGTCTGGTGCAAGACCTGCACCGCTTCCCGCAGGTGCAGACCATTCAGCCCTTCGCCCGCAAAACGGCCATCATCAAAACCAAGGATGAGGTGCTGGGCGTGGTGCTGAAAGGCATTTCGGAGGAAGACGGCAAATCGCCGATGCGCGAAAACCTGCAGTCGGGCAAGTTCCTGACCTTCCCCGACTCAACGGCTTCTAACGACATTCTGCTTTCGCGCAAGGTGGCCGACAAGCTGCGCCTCAAGGTCGGCGACGATGCCTTGTTCTACTTCATCCAAAACCCGCCGCGGGTGCGCAAGTTCACCGTGAAGGGCATCTACCAGACCGGCCTCGACGAGTTCGACGAGGTGTACGTCATCGGCGACATCCGCCAGATTCGGGAGCTGAACGCTTGGCCCGACTCCCTGGTAGGTGGCGTGGAAGTGGTGCTCAAGGACTTCAACCGTCTCGACCCGGTAGCGGAAAACCTCTACGAAAACCTGCGCTACGACCTCAAGCTGGACAAAATCACGGACCAGTACGCGCAGCTCTTCGACTGGCTGCAGCTGCTCAACCGCAACGTCATTATCTTCCTGATCCTGATCATCTTTGTGGCCACGTTCAACATGGTGGCCACCATCTTCATCATGATTCTGGAGCGCACCAACATGATTGGGGTGCTGAAGGCCGTGGGCGCCACCGACCGCCAGATCCGGAGCATGTTCTTCTTCCGGGGTTTGAGCCTCACGCTGCGCGGCATGCTTTATGGCAACCTGGTGGGGCTGGGCTTCTGTGCCCTGCAGTACTACACCCACCTCATCCCGCTCGACCCCGAGAACTACTACATGGACCGGGTGCCGATTTTCTGGGACCCTAAAATCATCGTCATCCTCAACGCCGCCGTGTTTGCCACCTCCCTGCTGGCCGTGCTGATTCCCACTTACCTCATCTCCCGCATCAAGCCTGTTACGGCCATCAAGTTCGACTAA
- a CDS encoding exo-beta-N-acetylmuramidase NamZ family protein, whose amino-acid sequence MPISNFSGLLSTALLLANCSATAPTQPAATAPVASPSATVVSAPQVLTEPAAALRVGAAQFERYLPLLKGKRVGLVVNQTALVGRAFLLDTLLTQGVAVKAVFGPEHGFRGEAADGATIKDGKDARTGLPVRSLYGATKKPTAEMLADVDVLVFDIQDVGVRFYTFISTMHYVMEAAAEQGKEVIVLDRPNPNGWYVDGPVLELQHKSFVGMHPIPVVHGLTVGELAKMINGEKWLAGGKQCRLTVVPVQGYTHATRYELPVRPSPNLPNAHSVSLYPTVCLFEGTDVSVGRGTDMPFEVIGAPTQPATRPFRFTPKPNTGSPTPPQNGKQCYGLDLRNSGNEVGFTVKYLLDFYQQSTTKDKFFGKYFEQLTGTSTIRQMIVAGKTEPEIRASWEPALGQYKAMRQKYLLYPER is encoded by the coding sequence ATGCCGATATCCAATTTCTCCGGGCTGCTGAGCACTGCGCTGCTGCTCGCCAACTGCAGCGCCACCGCCCCCACCCAGCCTGCCGCTACTGCGCCAGTTGCTTCTCCTTCTGCCACAGTGGTTTCGGCGCCGCAGGTGCTCACCGAGCCGGCCGCCGCCCTGCGCGTAGGCGCGGCGCAGTTCGAGCGGTACCTGCCGTTGCTGAAGGGCAAGCGCGTGGGTTTGGTGGTGAACCAGACGGCGCTGGTGGGCCGCGCCTTCCTGCTCGACACGCTGCTCACGCAGGGTGTGGCCGTGAAGGCCGTATTCGGGCCCGAGCACGGTTTCCGGGGCGAGGCCGCCGACGGTGCCACCATCAAAGACGGCAAAGACGCCCGCACCGGCCTGCCGGTGCGCAGCCTCTACGGCGCCACCAAAAAGCCCACAGCCGAGATGCTGGCCGACGTGGATGTGCTGGTGTTTGATATTCAGGACGTGGGCGTGCGGTTCTACACCTTCATCAGCACCATGCACTATGTGATGGAGGCCGCCGCCGAACAGGGCAAAGAGGTGATTGTACTGGACCGCCCCAACCCCAACGGCTGGTACGTAGACGGGCCGGTGCTGGAGTTGCAGCACAAGTCGTTTGTGGGCATGCACCCGATTCCGGTGGTGCACGGCCTCACGGTGGGCGAGCTGGCCAAGATGATTAATGGCGAAAAGTGGCTGGCCGGCGGCAAGCAGTGCCGCCTGACGGTGGTGCCCGTGCAGGGCTACACCCACGCCACCCGCTACGAGCTGCCGGTGCGCCCTTCCCCCAACCTGCCCAACGCCCATTCCGTGAGCCTCTACCCCACCGTCTGCCTGTTTGAGGGCACCGACGTGAGCGTGGGCCGCGGCACGGATATGCCGTTTGAGGTGATTGGAGCGCCCACCCAGCCCGCCACGCGGCCGTTCCGCTTCACGCCCAAGCCCAACACTGGCTCGCCCACGCCGCCCCAGAACGGCAAGCAGTGCTACGGCCTCGACCTGCGCAACTCTGGCAACGAGGTGGGCTTCACGGTAAAGTATCTGCTCGATTTCTACCAGCAGAGCACCACCAAAGACAAGTTCTTCGGCAAGTACTTCGAGCAGTTGACCGGCACTTCCACCATTCGCCAGATGATTGTGGCCGGGAAGACGGAGCCGGAAATCCGGGCTTCGTGGGAGCCGGCGCTGGGGCAGTACAAAGCCATGCGGCAGAAGTATCTGTTGTATCCGGAGAGGTAA
- the fmt gene encoding methionyl-tRNA formyltransferase, translated as MTPLRIIFMGTPEFAVPTLESLLSWNGCQVVAVVTAPDKPAGRGRQLQGSAVKQAAEAHNLPVLQPTNLKSPEFQAELKGYAADLQVVVAFRMLPEAVWNMPPQGSINIHASLLPQYRGAAPINWALIHGETRTGVTSFFLRHEIDTGDLIFQDVVPIADEDDFGSLYEKLKLAGAALALRSVQAIAAGTAPSLPQQESTELRAAPKIQKETGRLDFNESAPVLANRVRGLSPIPTAFTQLPDGRTLKVFRAQPFDDEEASGPDAGGIGTWHTDGRTYLRVQTGSGLLSLLDVQLEGKKRMPVQEFLRGFNAASLAS; from the coding sequence ATGACTCCCCTCCGCATCATCTTCATGGGCACGCCGGAATTTGCCGTTCCGACACTGGAAAGCCTGCTTAGCTGGAACGGCTGCCAGGTGGTAGCCGTCGTGACGGCACCCGACAAACCGGCCGGGCGCGGGCGGCAGCTGCAGGGCTCGGCCGTGAAGCAGGCCGCCGAAGCGCACAACCTGCCCGTGCTGCAGCCCACCAACCTGAAGTCGCCGGAGTTTCAGGCGGAGCTAAAGGGCTACGCGGCCGATTTGCAGGTGGTGGTGGCCTTCCGGATGCTGCCCGAGGCCGTTTGGAACATGCCGCCGCAGGGCAGTATCAACATCCACGCCTCGCTGCTGCCACAGTACCGCGGGGCGGCGCCCATCAACTGGGCCCTCATCCACGGCGAAACCCGCACCGGCGTCACGTCCTTTTTCCTGCGCCACGAAATTGATACCGGCGACCTGATCTTCCAAGACGTAGTACCGATTGCTGACGAGGACGATTTCGGCTCGCTCTACGAGAAGCTGAAGCTGGCCGGCGCGGCCCTGGCCTTGCGCTCGGTGCAGGCCATTGCGGCCGGTACGGCACCCAGCCTGCCTCAGCAGGAAAGCACGGAGCTGCGCGCCGCCCCCAAGATCCAGAAGGAAACCGGCCGGCTGGATTTCAACGAGTCGGCACCGGTGCTGGCCAACCGGGTGCGGGGCCTCTCCCCCATCCCCACGGCCTTCACCCAGCTACCCGACGGCCGCACGCTCAAAGTGTTCCGGGCCCAGCCCTTCGACGACGAGGAAGCCAGCGGCCCCGATGCGGGCGGCATCGGCACCTGGCACACCGACGGCCGCACTTACCTGCGCGTGCAAACCGGCAGCGGCCTGCTCAGCCTGCTCGACGTGCAGCTGGAAGGCAAAAAGCGCATGCCCGTGCAGGAGTTTCTGCGAGGGTTCAATGCTGCTTCGCTTGCCAGCTAA
- a CDS encoding dihydrofolate reductase, with translation MVSFVVATAENNVIGHDNQLLWHLPDDLKHFKRLTQGHPVIMGRRTYDSIGRALPNRANIVITRQQDWQAPGCEVAYSVPAALERAAQLDEEVFVIGGAEIYRQAMQAADTIYLTEVHHSFEGDTVFPELNHTEWREESRERHEADERHAYAFSFVTLRRR, from the coding sequence ATGGTATCCTTCGTAGTAGCCACCGCCGAAAACAACGTCATCGGGCACGACAACCAGCTGCTTTGGCACCTGCCCGACGACCTCAAGCATTTCAAGCGTCTCACCCAGGGCCACCCCGTCATCATGGGCCGCCGCACCTACGACAGCATCGGGCGGGCGCTGCCCAACCGCGCCAACATCGTCATCACACGGCAGCAGGACTGGCAAGCACCGGGCTGCGAAGTGGCGTATTCAGTGCCCGCCGCGCTGGAGAGGGCGGCGCAGCTGGATGAAGAAGTGTTTGTTATTGGTGGCGCCGAAATCTACCGCCAAGCCATGCAGGCCGCCGACACCATCTACCTCACCGAAGTACACCATAGCTTCGAGGGCGACACCGTGTTTCCGGAACTCAACCACACCGAGTGGCGCGAGGAGTCGCGCGAGCGGCACGAGGCAGACGAGCGGCACGCTTACGCCTTCAGCTTCGTAACGCTGCGACGGCGGTAG